A stretch of Shewanella dokdonensis DNA encodes these proteins:
- a CDS encoding acylphosphatase gives MKRVMITIRGKVQGVGFRYSALQKANALGVTGYVSNRDDGGVEILAQGAFPAVDQLIHWCETGPTNAKVDSVFVEEDEADEIYLDFSITV, from the coding sequence ATGAAAAGGGTAATGATCACCATTAGGGGCAAGGTTCAAGGCGTAGGATTTCGCTATTCGGCATTGCAGAAAGCTAATGCACTTGGGGTTACCGGTTATGTTAGCAACCGGGATGACGGTGGGGTGGAGATCTTGGCGCAAGGGGCGTTCCCGGCGGTAGATCAATTAATCCATTGGTGCGAAACCGGGCCGACTAACGCCAAAGTGGACAGTGTTTTTGTGGAAGAGGACGAGGCAGACGAAATCTACCTCGATTTTTCCATTACGGTTTAA
- a CDS encoding L-serine ammonia-lyase, producing MISVFDMFKIGIGPSSSHTVGPMKAGKFFIERLNREGLLSTTDELRAELFGSLGQTGKGHGTGKAIILGLMGEDPETVDTDSVDVILQQVHDHEALQLSDGRQVKFTREDGITYHRRKTLPAHANAMTLSAWREGVCLCQRTYYSVGGGFILNEEEIQQQDASPAIPLPKVPYDFDSASQLVSLCLDNGLSISSLMLANELTMRPETELKAKLWHIWQTMKHCVEKGCRKEGILPGGLKLRRRAPALYRRLKAESKNNIDPLNAMDWVDLFAMAVNEQNAAGERVVTAPTNGAAGIIPAVLCYYDTFVEPVDEDSCARFLLTAAAIGILYKKNASISGAEVGCQGEVGVACSMAAAALTEIMGGTVEHVENAAEIGMEHNLGLTCDPVGGLVQVPCIERNAMGAVKAINASRLALRGDGNHKVSLDKVIKTMMDTGKDMRSKYKETARGGLAVNIVEC from the coding sequence ATGATCAGCGTATTCGACATGTTCAAAATTGGTATTGGTCCTTCCAGTTCCCATACGGTAGGGCCAATGAAAGCGGGTAAATTCTTTATTGAAAGACTTAACCGTGAAGGCCTGTTATCGACAACAGATGAGTTGCGGGCAGAGCTGTTTGGCTCTTTAGGGCAGACAGGTAAAGGCCACGGCACCGGTAAAGCGATAATCCTCGGGTTGATGGGTGAAGATCCTGAGACAGTTGATACCGACAGCGTTGATGTCATTTTGCAACAGGTACATGACCATGAAGCGTTACAATTGTCCGATGGTCGCCAGGTCAAATTTACCCGTGAAGATGGTATCACCTACCACAGACGTAAAACCCTGCCAGCCCATGCCAATGCCATGACGCTTTCCGCCTGGCGAGAAGGCGTTTGCCTATGTCAGCGCACTTACTATTCGGTGGGCGGTGGTTTTATCCTCAATGAAGAGGAAATTCAGCAGCAAGATGCTTCACCCGCTATCCCCTTGCCCAAAGTGCCTTATGACTTTGACAGTGCCAGCCAACTGGTTAGTTTGTGTCTGGATAATGGCCTGAGTATCTCATCGCTGATGCTGGCAAATGAACTGACCATGCGGCCAGAGACCGAACTCAAGGCAAAGCTGTGGCACATCTGGCAAACAATGAAACACTGTGTCGAAAAAGGCTGCCGCAAAGAAGGCATTCTGCCTGGCGGTTTAAAATTACGCCGTAGAGCACCTGCCTTGTACCGTCGTCTAAAGGCTGAAAGCAAGAACAATATCGACCCGTTAAATGCCATGGATTGGGTGGATCTGTTTGCAATGGCCGTTAATGAGCAAAATGCGGCGGGAGAACGCGTGGTCACCGCCCCCACCAACGGTGCGGCGGGCATTATTCCAGCCGTACTTTGCTACTACGACACCTTTGTTGAGCCCGTTGATGAAGACAGCTGCGCGCGCTTTTTGCTTACGGCTGCCGCGATTGGCATTCTCTACAAGAAAAACGCATCGATTTCTGGCGCAGAAGTCGGCTGTCAAGGTGAAGTCGGTGTCGCCTGCTCTATGGCGGCGGCAGCTCTGACCGAGATTATGGGCGGCACCGTGGAACATGTAGAAAATGCTGCCGAAATCGGCATGGAGCACAACCTGGGGCTTACCTGCGATCCCGTAGGCGGGTTAGTTCAAGTGCCTTGTATTGAGCGTAATGCGATGGGGGCGGTCAAAGCCATCAACGCCTCACGGCTGGCACTGCGTGGCGATGGCAATCACAAGGTATCGCTGGATAAGGTGATTAAAACCATGATGGATACCGGTAAAGATATGCGCAG
- a CDS encoding CsiV family protein produces the protein MFAKFMLATLTALTLSPMVQAAQYPWYEVEIYIFERQAQTDEHWPDSPLALKTTNALDLLTPQVASDITGVSMAMGDCGNNSWNTLGSASSDTHSGTQPQQPCHGLGSAQTLVMPKIMPVDVHPKDERSANLQTAVLEGADKARFGEMMSKLQRQAGVQSLLHITWRQEMKPRRQAQPLHLFAGQDFSSRFQANGLPISEQPLNQGSFNGFDNLMSPEKPAAVWQFDGLLNIYLSHYLYVETRFNLRQPGQKSISVEGLPATVMPYLFSIPMEQNRRIRSTEIHYFDHPAMGMMLQVRRIRQPDGAEQQEPESQEAEDDQPQTPAADEPPATNGTPPQH, from the coding sequence GTGTTTGCAAAATTTATGCTGGCAACGCTGACAGCATTGACGCTGAGTCCAATGGTTCAGGCGGCGCAATATCCTTGGTACGAAGTGGAAATCTACATTTTTGAGCGTCAGGCGCAAACTGATGAACATTGGCCTGATAGCCCACTGGCACTGAAAACCACCAATGCGCTGGATCTGCTGACACCACAAGTTGCCAGTGATATCACCGGCGTCAGCATGGCCATGGGCGACTGCGGCAACAACAGCTGGAATACGCTGGGTAGCGCTAGCAGTGACACTCATTCTGGCACTCAACCGCAACAACCATGTCATGGACTGGGAAGCGCTCAAACCCTGGTTATGCCGAAAATTATGCCAGTAGATGTGCATCCTAAAGATGAGCGAAGTGCCAATCTGCAAACCGCCGTTCTTGAAGGCGCCGACAAAGCGCGTTTTGGTGAAATGATGTCCAAGCTACAGCGTCAGGCTGGAGTGCAATCCCTGTTGCATATCACTTGGCGGCAAGAGATGAAGCCTCGGCGCCAAGCACAGCCGTTGCATCTGTTTGCCGGACAGGATTTTTCTAGTCGCTTTCAGGCCAACGGCCTGCCTATCAGTGAACAACCCTTGAACCAGGGTAGCTTCAACGGCTTTGATAATTTGATGTCACCCGAAAAACCCGCAGCAGTCTGGCAATTTGATGGCCTGTTGAATATCTATCTGAGTCATTACCTTTACGTTGAGACCCGTTTCAATTTGCGCCAGCCTGGGCAAAAGAGTATCTCGGTAGAGGGGCTTCCAGCCACGGTAATGCCTTATCTGTTCAGCATTCCTATGGAGCAGAATCGGCGCATTCGTAGCACAGAGATCCACTATTTTGATCATCCTGCCATGGGCATGATGTTACAGGTAAGACGTATCAGACAACCTGATGGCGCTGAGCAGCAGGAACCCGAATCGCAAGAAGCTGAAGACGACCAGCCACAGACTCCCGCAGCCGATGAGCCGCCAGCCACCAATGGAACGCCGCCACAACATTAA
- the ycfP gene encoding alpha/beta hydrolase YcfP has translation MILYLHGFDATSPGNYEKVRQLQFIDDDVRLLSYSTLYPKHDMQHLLNEVCKQLKLTDDKQPLLLGVGLGGFWAERIGFLAGIKTVLVNPNLWPEENMPGKIDRPEEYLDIAQKCVKDFRNKNRGRALCLLSAQDEMLDSRRSCELLQQYYTVIWDKQQPHKFPSLSSHLVAIKAFKKQP, from the coding sequence ATGATTTTGTATCTACATGGCTTTGACGCGACCAGTCCCGGTAATTATGAAAAAGTCAGACAGTTGCAGTTTATTGATGATGATGTGCGACTGTTAAGTTACAGCACGCTTTATCCCAAGCATGATATGCAGCACCTGCTTAACGAAGTGTGCAAACAGCTAAAATTGACGGATGATAAGCAGCCTTTGCTGTTAGGTGTCGGTTTGGGTGGTTTCTGGGCAGAACGCATCGGCTTTCTGGCGGGCATTAAAACCGTGCTGGTCAATCCTAATCTTTGGCCTGAAGAAAATATGCCGGGGAAAATTGATCGACCAGAGGAATACCTGGACATTGCCCAGAAATGCGTTAAGGATTTTCGCAATAAAAACCGTGGCCGCGCCTTGTGCCTCTTATCTGCGCAAGATGAGATGCTGGACAGCCGTCGTAGTTGTGAGCTGTTGCAGCAGTATTACACTGTCATCTGGGATAAACAGCAGCCACATAAGTTTCCGTCACTCTCCAGTCATCTGGTAGCCATCAAAGCATTCAAAAAGCAGCCCTGA